A stretch of DNA from Salvelinus fontinalis isolate EN_2023a chromosome 17, ASM2944872v1, whole genome shotgun sequence:
GAGTGAAATCGCAACACCCCCTTGTGGTTGAAGGTTCCGTTGCAAGACTTACGCTACATACTTTGAATTTTCTCAAACTTTCCGTCGTTTTCAGTCCAGCCAGGGTCCATCGAAGAACAGGAAGTGAAGATAAAAATATGTGGTTTTCGGTGATGGCATTATGGGATAGCTAGCAACTTGTAAACAATTGAGTACTATTTTAACAGTAATGTTAAATAATACACATTGTCTGTTAAGCCaactatattatgactgttgCCTCCCATTTAAGTTTATTGTGATGGTAATGATGTTTGTTTTTGATGATAATTATTAGGTGGAGGTTGCTAGCTACAGTGGTATCTTCGGCGTAATGAAATACGTCACGATGTGTATGGGGCATAGGTTTGAGGTCGAGGAATAGTCGCTCGGATCGGAAAGGAGGCAGAACACGCATGAAAGGTTACTAAGAGCTTAACTCCATTGATCTacgtgtgtgcgtgcacatgAGTGGAGTGGGATTTTTTAGTAGTGGACACGTTTTGGCAACATGATATCTTTGTCTGTCCCATTCAAAAGGGGAcgatagcaaacatttttttctctTTTCAGTTTGTGAAAACAAGGAAGTCGCCTTCCCTTGCTAGTAAGTGCTAGCTGGCAGcttggctagctagctttagcctgGCAAAAAAACATACCAAGCTAGTTAGCCTTTTTAGTTTCCCACATCTCCATGTGAAATAATCAGATTTATAATTAAAAAAGATTCCCTGGCAAGTACTCTTACATTTGCTTGTGTAACCTAAAACATTTCCCCAGTGTGTTATGGTGCTTGTGTATTCAGTCCCATATCAGTTTTGGTCAGGAAGCTCTTCAGCTGTTGCTGGTCGGTGGGGTTGGGCCAGTCTCGGACAGCCCCCACTCTCTCCTCATGAAATGGCACTTCTCAGGGTGTAGCTTCAGGCCTGCGGCAGCCGCCCTCTCCAGCACACGCTGTAGCACACCCAGGGCTGACTGGAATGAGCTGCCATGGGCCAGGATGTCGTCAATGTATACCAGACACTCCTGTCGGGGgatgccatccagcaccctgtctatcaaacgctcaaaagtagctggagcgttgcacaggccgaagcacaggaccttgaactgccagtgtcctctgttagtggAGAATGCAGTTTTGGCTCTAgcctctggggagaggggcacctgACAGTATCCCTGTGGAGGTCTATtgaggagaaccaggaggacccCCTAACCAGGTCCAGCGACTCATTGATGCGTGGTATGGGGGAtgagtccttcctggttacctcattCAGCCGCCTGTAGTCTGCACAGAACCTCAGCTTGCCCCCCTTAGGAACCATGACAACTGGTACCGCCCAGGGGCTGTCTGAGGGCTCGATGAAGTCTGCCCActgcatctccaacacagccTTGTCTGCTGCATCCTGGCATGCCAGCTGGATACAGCATCTTGATGGGCCAAGCATCACCTGTGTTGATctcatgctgcaccagatgagtctGACCCACCTCTTCCTCAAACAGAGCAAAGCTGTCTCTGAACTCAAACAGCAACTGCCACAACGGTTCCTGCTGCTCGGTGTCAAGACCAACACAGTTCctcccccatatctccctcactgcagacagtgtcctctcctctcccatctggggtaGCTAGGCTGGAGGGACATGGACCGTGCTCACGGAGGGATGTGTCATGGAGGTAGCTGGGggactgtaacacacacagccataGGTGACAGAGGGGCTGCCATGAGTCTCTGCTGctttaactgttggagtaagGGGGTTATTTGATTTTGTGAATGTGACATTAGGGGGGGGCATGGTGACTGccggccctccctggaagctcagTGTACCCCCATTTAGGTctaactggcagcctgtgctccTAAGAAAGTCCAACCCCAGGATACAAGGGTCCTGCACAGCCGCCACCCACACAGGATGACGCACAGACCTGTACCCTACTGTCAGAGTCATTATTCCCTTCCCTTTCatgggtgccagctcacctgtAACTGTGCCGAGCTGCAGAGTTGTGGGCTCAAACTGGCACAATATCCGGCCTCACAAGGGTTACTGTGGTCCCAGTGTCCTccagggcagagcagggcacCCACTCCACAGTGACAGGGACATGACAAAAGTCATCACCACAACAGGCTCCATCTGCACTCGTCTTGCTCCCCTGTCCAAGACGAGCCTTGCTCCCCCGTCCGTGCCAGTGGGCTCCTCCTGGCGATGGTGGTGGTTGGGAAAGCGAGCCAGGGGTCCACACTGCCCCGTCTATGCGGACCCCGAGCAGTATCTCTGAGCTCTGGGGGACATGGGGCAATTCCGGCACAGATGGCCTGGCTGGCCAAACCCTCAGCAGACCATGGGACCAGGGCATGTGTTGCCATCCACCTGTGCTAACTCGCTCTGCACAGAGGGGGGCATGTGAGCATATGCCCGCCGCGAGATGCTCCTAATGTCATTAGCTAGCACTCGTAGTGGCTCTCCAGGCTGCCTGCGTCTATTACTCGGAGCGCAGCAGCCCAGGCTGTACACACTGTCCGAAGCGCCTCCTCAGTGCTCCAACGAAACCCCCAAAATCACGTCTGTCCTCGGGGCTAATCAATATCAAACAGGACAGAGCATCATCCGTGAGGCACAAAGCCAACTGCAGTGCCCGATCTTCATTCGACCAGCCTCCAGAATGAGCTAACCgttcaaactgagcatgaaaagcttCCCAATCTGCCTTAACAGAGTACTTCGGGGTCttcacagatacagatacaatcGGGGACTGggcgccgccatgtttgtttacatcctgagcTCCAGCCTCCTCGTCACGCAGCGTCGACCTCACCCCTTCGGTCCGCCGCCCAGAATCCATGCGAAGCACAGTCGCAGAAGTATCCATGCCCGCTTCAGCCGCCATCCTTCTAACGGTCACCCTCAAGCGGCTTCTGTGCTCTGATGCCCTGGTGTTCCCATCGGCCAGAACCTTCGATGTCCTTGCACACGCACCTCCTTAGCCATAATCGTCTCCTGCCTCCTCCTTCACTTTCGGATTCCCTTGAAACATTTTCAACCCCTGTTCTCACGTAACGTTTGCTAGCCATggtagtcagctagctagccgACTAACTTTTATCTAAgtttttacttctgacaccaatgtaatgacctggCTAGATCAGAAATTGACAtatgtccagacagaggattgcgTTTACGAATTCCTGGTTTATTAACCAAACtcaacacaggctactgtttggccatagcccacgccaaataagcCAAGGAAAACAGTATCAAACAACAGTGACCCATCTCTTGTTAAGACCAGCCGTAAAAGAGGGAGAACAATGGCTAAGCATGGTCTTAAACTTGCGGTGCTCCACCCCCCTTCCAACACCCCCCCCGCTCCCCCCCGCCGCTCCACCAACCACAAGGATGGCCGGCACCAGAACATTGCAGGCATTCCCGTGGTTGGCAGATCGCAGGGTCCGACATGCCAGTCAACCTGCtaacactgggtactggtaagtACAATACAACTAAATAACAGCATAACTCATAACACagagctgtctgtgcgggtcgctacactatcgatgttacattgagctgggtgatcggaatatgaatgacagtcatctaatatgctgtaatagaaataaggccatgctcataaaaaaaaaaaatcctcctccctcatcttaaaggGCACCGATCTCCACTGCTATAGATCAGATCAAGGAACCAAGCGACGACAATGCCTCCATGGCTGCGGAAGGAATGATAAGCGCGTCTCAATTTTCAGGAAGTAAAAAAGAATGTTGAATGCCGGAGCTTATTACAAGGAGATCTCAAGGTATGATCCCTTTTGTGACGAATAATGACATTGCAACACTCCAGATCTTGCGTCTGCATTGAGCTTGTAGTAAGCTTAAGCTTTGTAAGCTTAAGCtgtcctgaataactgggcctgatgagAGCATAGGCCTAGGACGACTTGGGAGAATAAGGATTGGCAACAGACAGCGCATCAGTATCAGAAGTACAAATACAGCcagactgtcctgtactgtacctttctAGATCTTACAatctgtccagagtagacccacaacTGATCCAAATGGAATGAGACATTCAAATAACAGGGCTTTTGCACCATTATTTAAATTATATTTGCACTACAGTTTACGTCTAGAATAGAATtgtactcacttgaaaacaataatgCAATATTCATTGCATTGTGgcgttgtaggctagtctaggtagAGTAATTGTATTGTCCCCAAGGTCATACAAATTTTATTAACTGTATAACGGATACAAAAAAAATAGAAAAGTGAGGTGAGCCAGTGGGGAAAAAAATCATCATaataagaaataaaataaaagttgTAATAATACTAAACAACCTTTGTACAACACCTAGCGGCCTCACCAAGAGGTTTTAGCCTTTTGGTattcccacttctgacaccaatgtagtaAACGGCAGGACAAAGAAGTGCAATCGGCTCACTAGTGTGAAAGGTAAACACCCTGTGCAGTTTTAGTCACAGTACATTTGTGTTAGGCTAGCGGTGTTTCTGTACTGCACATGTAATGGCAGAGTATGCAATACAAATTTGATACAAatcatcatgatatcattctgccaggtaggcctaCTTTGCAGTCAACATTTAATTGGGAAGGTTTATGGGGAAAAACGTTTATAGAGCCGATAGGCTTTATATCTTACCTTTTTAGAAGTGTTTACTTCAGGCTGACTACTAGCATCTATTGAGTTGATATTTCCCCTAAATTCAATGTGCAAATCAACTTAAAGTAGTGTATCTACGAAATGTTTTGCAACGACACAATTCGAAAGGAAGCTTACAGCTAAATTGTTTCCTTTTACTGTTTGCGATTCACAAATGACTATTTTGATGGGCATGATTCGATTCACCGAGACTTAACCTACTACAATGGTGAATAACATTATTTAGTTAGTGTATAATAATCTTTCAAAAATAATTGATTCATATTAATTAAATATTTTGAGAAATGTGAAGAGGGGAATCCGTTCTACAGTAAATTAAATTTGTATGGCCGAAACAAGATCAACAGCAGAGCTTTTTGAGCTGCGTGTCTCATGTCTTGACTGTTATTTTGTGCGCAGTGACGCATCTGGCCTCTCCACTGCCTATCAgctattcaaatcaaatcgtattagtcacatgcgctgaatacaacaggtgtagaccttacagtgaaatgcttacttacgagcccctaaccaacaattcagtttaaaaaaaatacagataagaataagagataaaagttaTAAGTAATTAAAgcgcagcagtgaaataacaatagtgagacaaTATACAGGGGGGTAATGATACAGAGTCAgtatgcgggggcaccggttatttgaggtagtactgtatgtacatgtaggtagagttattaaagtgactatgcatagatgacaacagagagtagcagtggtgtaaagagggggggggggcactgcaaatagtctgggtagccatttgactagatgttcaggagtcttatggcttgggggtagaagctgtttagaagcctcttggaactagacttggcgctccggtaccgcttgccatgcggtagcagagagaacagtctatgacgagggtggctggagtctttgacaatttttaaggccttcctctgacaccgcctggtatagaggtcctggatggcaggaagcttggccccagtgatgtactggggccAATTAGTGTCGGGGTTTTAAACACTTCAGTGGCACGTCCTGCTATGGAGAGGTAGCAAGGCCTAATGGTAGTCAGGTGGGAAGATATAGTTGGTTAAAGGACTGCATCACATGCCGCAGGGAATGCCAAGCACACACACCAAGATGAGTGTGCCGTTTGTGTTGGTGTCTTGCACCTTACATCACTTCAATGTTAACCACACTGTAAAAGTGACTGTTTTACAGTTTTTACAGACCTACAGTTAGGTCTATGTACTTTTAATACAGACATATCAAAACTAAAACTGACTGAAAAAAGATAGCAAGATGACTATTATAAGACTTAAAGTGGAAAAGTAAACTTAAGAATGTAAAATAACAACTGAAATATGACACACAAATCCACAAAGAACATTCTTGAATCCTTATGCGTAAAAGATGTGACACTAACTGTACTAGGCTAGGCTAGACGAATAAGCATTACTGCGCAGCCCAGACACTTGACAGGGGATTTACTTCTTAGGTCAGAGCCACCTCCTATTAAATGCTGATTGGCCCTGACTCAACTAAACCATAGCGACGTGCCCTGTGTTGAGGTTAGGCATTTAGTTACTTTAGATGCGTCTCGGACAAACTGGATTTTTCAGCCAACTTCAATTGAAACGTTTAGTTGAAGAACAACCTAAATTGGAATATAGAACACAATCCAATCTAAATTCTAGGGAAGAACTTGAAGCCGTGCTGACAAGTGAGGAGAGTTGTCCCAAGTTGGATATGATCACATTTGTTCTTCTCTTCATCCCTTTTGTCTTCGACATTGTTTTCGGATGTGTTGAGAAGAAACATATGTTTTATTGACTCTTCACTAGTTCGTCAATATAAGACAATCAAGAGGAATATTTCGTATTGTGTGTTGTAGTTTAATTCAAAATGGGGCGCGTATAAATAACTTATTTTGCACCAACAATCTGCGCCCTCCATCTCCAATTCATCGGTTGAAGGACCCTATATAATTTTGAGATTTTAACAACGACGAATGAAATGGCAGATGAATATGTACTACTTGGAGCGTCCGAGTTCATCAAAGGTAACAAAAATAGAAGTAGTTGCGCAACTTGGCTTGAATAACAGCCACTTATTGCGCCAGAGTTCGTGGACAGTGTTGGTCAGGCACATCATTAGATTGCTTTCGCCCACAAACGTTTAGAACGTGATTTAACAGCTGTTCAACTAATTTGTATGTGGAATCAATGATTTTCATTCGTGTAGTTAGTTTCTATGAGCATTGTTTGTTCAGTTTCTAGTGACGTTAGTACTTTATTAATCTCCCAGAACGGAAATTTGATTGCACCAGCCAAAACATAGGCCTACATGGACTCACATTTGAATGGAAGAGTAACTTTATATTTTGGGTGTTAATGAATGTTtgatgttttggaagaaacaaAGAAGGCTAAGCCTCGGGAAATGGAAAGAGTTTAAGAACCACTAATGTGGGTCACTGGGCGTGGgaaattaaatattcttattgtTGTTATCTCTTTGCCCTTGTTTTACATTGTCTTCATTCTCTTACAGACCGGTTGTATTTTGCAACCCTTAGAACCAAACCGAAAACTACAGCAAACACTCACTACTTCAGCACAGATGATGAATTTCTCTATGAGAAGTAAGTAGGCCTGTTGTATGGActaccctcttcaattcaaaccacaggttttcaatgggtatCATGTCCGGAGACAGAGATGTCCTGGTACTGgataaagttcatgatgccgttgaccttaacaagaggTGTGTGTGGCCAATCAGCACTATTTTCATGTAATCTGACCAAAGCACGGGTACCAATCCAATGCCGTTTAGCAATCTCCAGgggtttacagtgcattcagaaagtattcagaccccttcactttttccacattttgttacgttacagccttattctaaaattgattaaataaaaaaatttcctcatcaatctacacacaataccccataacgacaaagcaaaaccagtttttttttaaatgttagcaaatgtattaaaaatggaaAAACAGGTATTACAAAAACTTGTATTCAGGTCCTTTACtccgtactttgttgaagcacctttgtcagtgattacaacctcgaatcttcttgggtatgacgcaacaagcttggcacacctgtattttgggagtttctaccattcttctctgcagatcctctcaagctctgtcaggttggatggggagcgtcgttggatggggagcgtcgctgcaccgCTATGTTcagctctctccagagatgttcgattgggtacaagtccgggctctggctgggccactaaggacattgagacttgtcctgaagccactcttgcgttgtcttggctgtgtgcttagggtcatggtcctgttggaaggtgaacctttgccccagtctgaggtccagagcgctctggagcaagttttcatcaaggatctctctgtactttgctccgttcatctttccatcgatcctgactagtctcccagtccctgccgctgaaaatcatccccacagcatgatgctgccagcaccatgcttcaccgtagggatggtgccaggtttcctcgtgacgcttggcattcaggccacagagttcaatcttggtttctccagaccagagaatcttgtttcccatggtcagagtccttgccttgtggcaaactccaagcgggctgtcatgtgccttttactgaggagtggctttcgtctggccactcttaccataaaggcctgattggtggaatgctgcagagatggttgtccttctggaaggttctcccatctccacagaggaactctggagctctgtcagagtgaccatcgggttcttggtcacctccctgatcaaggcccttctcccctgattgctgagtttggccgggcgaccagctctaggaaaagtcttggtggttcctaacttcttaaatgttttatttgaccttttatttaactaggaaagtcagttaagaacaaattcttaccctggccaaaccctaacccggactacgctgggccaattctgcGCTGCCCttttggactcccaatcacagccagttgtgatacagcccagaatcgaaccagggtctgtagtgatacttctaagcactgagatgcagtgccttagaacgctgcttCACTCGGGAGTCACTCAGGACACTGTAGCTCACATAGATAAAACCTGTGTTGCCTCTGGATTTAGGCTAACCAATAATCAGTAGGCCTAGGCCTAATGGCAACCAGTTACCATGTGTAAAATTGGATTTAAAACCTGATTTCTAAATCAAAAAATGTGTATTACATGTACCTTATTCTGTAATTGTTAATTTACAGTATTCAGGCCTACATAATATTACCTTCCACTGAAGAGTAATAGTTATGCTATTACTTTAGATACATCATTTATATTTGCTCTCTCGGGCTTGTGTCTCAGCTTCTATGCTGACTTTGGACCCCTGAATCTGGGCATGCTGTACAGGTACTGCTGTAAACTGAACAAGAAGCTCAAGGTAAGACACAGATACATTACCATTACTCCAAGGGGGTTACCTCAATATGCACTTTACTTTACCCTTTTGATAACCCTTTCCATTAAGTTGCTCCTATTACTGTGTAACTGCAGTGTAATTTTCAACACAATCTTTCCTATAAAACCAAACATAGAAGCCGTTTAACAAACACCTTATGATTTGTAATGTTGACAGTCTGGTTTCTTTCAGTCCTTCACTCATTCCAGAAAGAGGGTGATTCACTACACCAGCTATGACCAGAGGAAGAGGGCCAATGCTGCAGTACTTATTGGTGCCTATTCTGTGAGTGTTCATCTTCTTGTCTTTATTATGTAATTGTCGTAGTCTCTTATTGTCACTaatgcacacgcacgcatgcacacgacTGTTTCAGGTGATCTATTTGAAGAGAAGCCCAGAGGAGGCCTACAGGACCCTCATCTCAGGAAACAATACCGCATATCTGCCTTTCaggtaaacaaacaaaacacctCTCCAGTTAACTATTCAGTTACTCTATCGCCCAATCTTAAATTTAGAGGTTGGTAGGCTAATGCTGTGTACATAACACCCTGCGTGAATGGTTCATATACGAATACTGCCAAACTTCATGCCGAATGCCTTTATGCCTAACTGCCTAATGTTTGTCACTGATAATGTTGAAATAGCGTACTGCTGAACAAAGGAGaatatttgtttattttctatAACTGGTATAAATGTGCTCGCATTAGACTCCGATATGCCGCAAATCCCAGTTTAGCCGGGCTGTGCCACTGACAGAAATGACTCTGGCACACACATAAATACTTGCGTGCACATACAGTTAGAAATGAGTTGAGGTGAGAATGTGGATGAATGATGCAAAATCTCTGCAGAACCTTCTAGATTCCTGATGACTCAATGCCACATTGTAACCCCATCATCCTGACATCACAGGATGACCCAACACCATTCCAAATTACACTGTCACCGTTTGGGTGTATGTTGAGTAAATATCGTTGGAAAAGCTTATCATGAGGTTAGCTGTTGAAGTGACAACCATTTCATGTTCAACAGGATGGTTAGGCCATTTCAACTCACTGTGATGCACAGCCAACAATAGTCTCCAAATGTGAAATGAACTCACCATTTGTCCTTCTCTTTTAGGGATGCTGCTCTCGGAGAATGCACATACAATTTGACCATCCTAGACTGTTTACAAGGAATACGCAAGGTAAAAATGCATTGTTTATTTTCATTTGAGCCTTGGGTTGGTATTTACTATAATAAGGATTTATCATTAGACTCTGTCCCTCTTGTCATGGGTATTTGGTGTCTTCCAATACTTGATATTAGTTATAATAACTGTCAGTAATAAGCATGAATACACTTTTTACAAGTAGTACATACGCTTAACAAATGAGTATTCCATCATGTATTAACAGTTACGGCATTTACAATGGTGTAGCATTTAAAAATGTTACAACATATTACCCAGCCTTTTTATGAGTTTGAAAGGACCCATTGACAGGTTAAATGGCCTCAGGAATCCATTTTCTTTCTCaatttctccctctttcccccttcctctctctgtcttgttCGCAGTGTTAATCTTTTAGTCCAATTATGCTCACAGGGGGAGAAACATGGTTAGCATGTATCAACATGGAGGAAGGGTTACATCATGGGTTCACTACAGAATGTTCCGCTCAGATAGAAATATAGTATCTAGAATAGACATGATTCTCAACTATGTAGAATATGGACTCAGCTGAGTTCTCTGCAAAACATTTCTATCTGAGCATTTCAAAATGTTGCTCGCCTGGATGCGATCCTGCTCTGTGCGCTGGTGCTCACCCTAGCCTTTTAGTCAGGGACTCAATTCTTCCCACGCAACCTGGTGTGTGGACTATATCCAGTTAATGGATTGGTTAACCAATCAAGTGCCAGCGAGATGTGAAGACCAGAAGGGTTGTGCAATGGAGTGCGTAATCAATAAGAGAAAAAGAGAAGATGAGGAAGAGTGGCAATTTCTCCTGGCCCCACGTTGACACAGGTCCTTGTGACTGCAAGGATATgtctatagtaatgactctacaGTGTATGTAAGTGGCTCCTAAGTACTGGTCTTCTTGTGAACAACAATTAACGTCAGGTTTGATTCAATACCACCATGTGTGCTTTTTTTTACATCCGTAGGCCCTGCAATATGGATTCTTCAACTTTGAGATATTTGATGTGGAAGAGTATGAGCATTACGAGCGGGTGGAGAATGGAGACATGAACTGGATTATTCCTGGGAAGATTTTGGCCTTTAGTGGACCTCACCCAAGAAGCAAGATAGAGAATGGTGACTTTTCCTCGCTacatgtttttcatggttttaaGAGACAATTACAACGCTTGTCATGTCACAGTAAATGGAATGGCAGTTGATAGTACAGAATAcctacatttatttaactaggcaagtcaggttaagaacaaattcttattttcaatgacggcctaggaacagtgggttaactgccttgttcaggggcagaatgacagatttctttaccttgtcagcttggggatttgatcttgtgacctttcggttactagtccaacactctaaccactaggttatcTGCCGCCCCAAATGACTGTCCTTCATATCAACCTCCACTATAATGgcactgaccccaaccctgtccccccccccccccccctcacaggaTACCCTCTCCATGCTCCAGAGGCCTACTTCCCGTATTTCCAGGAGCATCATGTAACCGCCGTGGTGCGGCTCAACAGGAAGATCTACGACGGACGGCGGTTCACTGACGGCGGCTTCGAGCACCACGACCTGTTCTTCGTGGATGGAACCACGCCCAGTGACCTCATCACACGACGCTTCCTCCACGTGTGTGAGAGCACCGAGGGCGCTGTGGCTGTCCACTGCAAGGGTGAGAGGctttgtgtgtgtattaatgagtTCATAAAGCCATCATGTACGTCATACTTagctctgctgtctgttcagTAGCAAATAAGATCATTATTCAGTGTTGGACTCCAGCATGCAGTGAAACAGAGACTCATCATTAGAGGGCAGCAATAGGTTGACAGATCAACAGTAGGCTTACTCCTCTCTCACCAttactggtcccgtgtggctcagttggtagagcatggcgcttgcaacgccagggttgtgggttcattccccacggggggaccaggatgaatatgtatgaactttccaatttgtaagtcgctctggataagagcgtctgctaaatgacttaaatgtaaaatgtactctctatgtcaaggctcaggagaagacccagatgcagactgtttcgaagtaacaaaagtttattacaaaaacagggagggcaggcaaacgacagctcaagggcaggcagaggtcagtactCCAGtgcagagtccgaaaggtacagaacggaaggcaggctcagggcaggcagaggtcagtaatccagggtggtatggcaaggtacagaacgacaggcatgctcagggtcagggca
This window harbors:
- the LOC129814235 gene encoding dual specificity protein phosphatase CDC14AB-like; this encodes MADEYVLLGASEFIKDRLYFATLRTKPKTTANTHYFSTDDEFLYENFYADFGPLNLGMLYRYCCKLNKKLKSFTHSRKRVIHYTSYDQRKRANAAVLIGAYSVIYLKRSPEEAYRTLISGNNTAYLPFRDAALGECTYNLTILDCLQGIRKALQYGFFNFEIFDVEEYEHYERVENGDMNWIIPGKILAFSGPHPRSKIENGYPLHAPEAYFPYFQEHHVTAVVRLNRKIYDGRRFTDGGFEHHDLFFVDGTTPSDLITRRFLHVCESTEGAVAVHCKAGLGRTGTLIGCYLMKHYRFTAADAIAWIRICRPGSIIGPQQDFLEDKQHSMWVQGDMHRSKQKQQQRRQRPKLDQEVTCLVSSMDDLSINTILYKSFSLDENNYRECLTQGDKLRDLKGRRSSRSATTSRLNLTKTSQTSITPPKCSKLSQVPVPFSSSSSPKRLVQSSSSSASNLKSPFSLSMFSSKATAIH